A DNA window from Thermosynechococcaceae cyanobacterium Okahandja contains the following coding sequences:
- a CDS encoding ABC transporter ATP-binding protein, protein MSGVRLEQLTKIYRDPQRGGEVTVLDRIDLTVAEGEFLVLVGPSGCGKSTLLRLIAGLDQPTQGTIWVGDRIVNGLPPKARDIAMVFQSYALYPHLTVYDNLAFGLRRSPQMKGSSLLPAPLEATLSRWTRPLPKSLQLSFARERAIHQRVLSIAQMLQIDSLLWRYPKQLSGGQKQRVALGRAMARNPQVFLMDEPLSNLDAKLRTETRSQIVQLQQQLGVTTLYVTHDQTEAMTMGDRIVVLNQGTIQQVAAPLELYERPANRFVAEFIGSPPMNFVAVTVTAAGVEVAGQPLPLTSEQQTQLAPYRNQPLWLGIRPEHLHLGSANDPTTIAVTVILVETLGHETGLTVQLAHAPLAWRVRLSGQHPIQRGDRLHLHPDPAHLHFFDLESGQRLL, encoded by the coding sequence GTGAGTGGTGTACGTCTGGAGCAGTTAACCAAAATTTATCGCGATCCGCAGCGGGGCGGTGAGGTGACCGTGCTCGACCGGATTGATCTAACCGTTGCTGAGGGCGAATTTCTGGTTTTGGTTGGGCCTTCCGGCTGTGGGAAAAGCACGCTCCTGCGCTTAATTGCAGGGTTAGATCAGCCAACCCAGGGCACCATTTGGGTGGGCGATCGCATCGTCAATGGCTTGCCCCCCAAAGCCCGCGATATTGCCATGGTGTTTCAAAGCTATGCCCTTTACCCCCACCTCACGGTCTATGACAACCTTGCCTTTGGTCTGCGTCGCAGTCCGCAAATGAAGGGCAGCAGCCTTTTGCCAGCGCCGCTGGAAGCCACCCTGAGCCGCTGGACGCGCCCTCTCCCCAAATCCTTGCAACTCTCCTTTGCGCGGGAGCGGGCCATTCATCAACGGGTCCTGAGCATTGCCCAGATGCTACAAATTGATTCCCTATTGTGGCGTTACCCCAAGCAGCTTTCCGGGGGGCAGAAACAGCGGGTTGCCCTCGGACGGGCGATGGCTCGCAATCCCCAAGTCTTTTTAATGGATGAACCCCTCTCGAATTTGGATGCAAAGCTGCGCACCGAAACCCGCAGCCAAATTGTCCAACTTCAGCAGCAGTTAGGGGTGACCACCCTCTATGTCACCCACGATCAAACGGAAGCCATGACCATGGGCGATCGCATTGTGGTGCTCAATCAAGGGACAATTCAGCAGGTTGCTGCTCCCCTCGAACTGTATGAGCGCCCCGCCAATCGCTTTGTGGCGGAGTTTATTGGCTCGCCCCCCATGAATTTTGTAGCCGTGACCGTGACCGCCGCCGGTGTTGAGGTGGCGGGTCAGCCGCTGCCCCTCACCAGCGAACAGCAAACCCAGTTAGCCCCCTACCGCAATCAACCCCTGTGGCTAGGTATCCGGCCTGAGCACCTCCATCTCGGCAGTGCCAATGACCCCACAACCATTGCCGTCACCGTGATCCTCGTGGAAACCCTAGGTCACGAAACGGGCCTGACGGTTCAGCTTGCCCACGCCCCCTTAGCGTGGCGGGTACGTCTCAGCGGCCAGCACCCCATCCAGCGGGGCGATCGCCTCCACCTGCACCCCGACCCCGCCCACCTGCACTTTTTTGACCTTGAGAGTGGTCAGCGCCTCCTGTAG
- a CDS encoding adenine phosphoribosyltransferase, with translation MDLKSLIRDVPDFPKPGILFRDLTTLLQNQAGLRYVVDQLVEKHRHDGLDYIAGIESRGFIFGAPLAYHLGAGFIPLRKPGKLCRPVYTVEYTLEYGTDRLEMHQDAIQPGQRVLIVDDLIATGGTAAAAAGLMAQADADLQGFAFIVELADLGGRQKLPDVPITTLVTY, from the coding sequence ATGGACTTAAAATCCCTCATTCGTGATGTCCCCGATTTTCCCAAGCCCGGCATTTTGTTTCGGGATTTAACGACGCTGCTGCAAAACCAAGCAGGGCTGCGCTATGTGGTGGATCAACTGGTGGAAAAGCACCGCCATGATGGTCTTGACTACATTGCAGGTATTGAATCGCGGGGCTTTATTTTTGGTGCGCCCTTGGCCTATCACTTGGGGGCGGGATTTATCCCCCTACGCAAGCCCGGGAAACTCTGCCGTCCAGTTTATACGGTGGAATATACCCTCGAGTACGGAACCGATCGCCTCGAAATGCACCAGGATGCCATCCAGCCGGGGCAGCGGGTGCTGATTGTAGATGACTTAATTGCCACTGGTGGGACGGCAGCCGCCGCCGCAGGGTTAATGGCCCAAGCCGACGCAGATTTGCAGGGGTTTGCCTTTATCGTGGAGTTGGCAGACTTGGGTGGGCGGCAAAAACTGCCGGATGTGCCCATTACAACCCTCGTCACCTATTAG
- a CDS encoding transposase, with amino-acid sequence MPQVLTVSCKLTVTPQQVEKLEAVLSAFAKCCEFVNTKTPEKLTNQMAVQSLIYKEAKAHSGLSAQMTIHAIRRVCANRKTAKQKGRPVKGFAPTSATYDRRTFTFRESDWTVSLTMLKGREKFKLHIGHYQKHLLQGQSPKSATLIKRKDGSFYLHIQLESEPPAIPDTDDVLGVDLGRRDIAVTSEGGTFSGKQITQTRDKHSRVRASLQRKASKGTRSSRRRCRQILQRLSGRERRFQTWVNHTISYRLIQQAKESNQAIALEDLTGIRERLNQLPRSKTERRRSNSWAFYQLRQFLIYKGVKFGVDVRLVDPRYTSKTCHCCKVIGDRHGKTFECLNLSCGWVGDADVNGAKNIATLGAIVNRPGGSEAMSCSLEDVVLRAAESPLRTPKPPHAGARG; translated from the coding sequence ATGCCTCAAGTCCTCACGGTTTCCTGTAAATTGACGGTCACGCCCCAGCAGGTTGAAAAACTGGAGGCGGTGCTTTCCGCTTTTGCAAAGTGCTGTGAGTTCGTGAATACAAAGACTCCCGAAAAGCTGACCAACCAGATGGCCGTGCAGTCCTTGATTTACAAGGAAGCTAAGGCGCATTCTGGGTTGTCCGCCCAAATGACCATCCATGCTATTCGACGTGTCTGTGCGAACCGGAAGACAGCGAAACAGAAGGGCAGGCCAGTTAAGGGGTTTGCCCCAACCTCCGCCACCTATGACCGTCGCACCTTCACGTTCAGGGAGTCCGACTGGACGGTCAGTCTAACCATGCTGAAAGGCAGGGAGAAGTTCAAGCTGCACATCGGTCATTACCAGAAGCATTTGCTGCAAGGGCAAAGCCCCAAGTCGGCAACGTTGATTAAGCGCAAGGATGGCAGCTTTTACTTGCACATCCAATTGGAGTCTGAACCACCCGCTATTCCAGACACGGACGACGTGCTGGGGGTTGACTTGGGGCGTAGAGATATTGCTGTAACATCAGAGGGAGGAACATTTAGCGGAAAGCAGATCACACAGACTAGAGATAAACACAGCCGTGTACGGGCTTCGTTGCAACGCAAAGCGTCCAAAGGCACAAGGTCGAGTCGGCGGCGTTGTCGTCAGATTTTGCAACGGTTGAGTGGACGTGAACGAAGATTCCAGACATGGGTAAACCATACTATCAGCTATCGACTGATCCAGCAGGCAAAGGAGTCGAACCAAGCGATTGCCCTAGAGGACTTGACGGGCATTCGGGAACGTCTGAACCAACTGCCCCGCTCCAAGACGGAGCGACGACGGTCTAACAGTTGGGCGTTCTACCAGCTCCGCCAATTCCTGATTTACAAAGGTGTGAAGTTTGGCGTGGATGTCCGTTTGGTTGATCCGCGTTACACCTCAAAGACGTGCCATTGCTGCAAGGTGATTGGCGATCGCCATGGCAAAACATTTGAGTGCTTAAACCTATCCTGTGGTTGGGTCGGTGATGCGGATGTGAATGGAGCGAAAAATATCGCTACATTGGGGGCGATTGTAAACCGCCCTGGAGGTTCCGAGGCAATGTCTTGCTCTTTGGAAGATGTTGTCTTGAGGGCTGCTGAAAGCCCGCTCCGTACCCCCAAACCCCCGCACGCGGGGGCAAGGGGGTAA
- a CDS encoding NCS2 family permease translates to MRSLWQSRLNGWFQLERAKTTLSTELLAGLTTFLTMAYILPVNAQILSNAIFLQQPQDLRGELIIATAVSAAVGSILMGLWANYPVALAPGMGINAFFAFAVVQQLQIPWPLALSSVFIEGFIFILLTFTGVRSLVVNMIPLSLKVAIAAGVGLFIAYIGLANAEIIVLDPVTKTTLTQFHTWPPILGAVGTFVTAMLCAKEIKGAIFWGVLGTAFAGWVVGAAPWPTGLVDWPQWPTHLFGQALVGLGSLRLHQVSSFLLVTLVLLFTDLFDTVGTLSAVSVQAGFLNRQGHLPRSLGAFMADAVATVVGSLFGTSTVTTYIESAAGIAIGGRTGLTAIVVGGLFVLSLLFLPIATAIPAFATTPALVLVGVFMVRSIREIPWEDLTEAIPAFLVMLVMPLSYSISEGLAVGFISYPLVKWASGKTAEVHPALWVLAIIFLGHYFWR, encoded by the coding sequence GTGCGGTCACTGTGGCAGTCGCGGCTAAATGGATGGTTTCAACTGGAGCGAGCTAAAACAACCCTATCGACGGAACTGCTGGCGGGGCTGACCACGTTTTTGACCATGGCCTACATTCTGCCGGTGAATGCTCAAATTCTCTCGAATGCAATTTTTTTGCAGCAACCCCAAGATTTGCGGGGGGAACTGATTATTGCCACGGCGGTTTCGGCGGCAGTGGGCAGTATTCTCATGGGCTTGTGGGCCAATTATCCGGTGGCGCTAGCACCCGGGATGGGCATCAATGCTTTCTTTGCGTTTGCAGTGGTGCAGCAGTTGCAGATTCCGTGGCCGCTAGCCTTGAGTTCTGTTTTTATTGAGGGGTTTATCTTTATTCTGTTGACTTTTACCGGCGTGCGATCGCTGGTGGTGAATATGATTCCCCTATCGCTGAAGGTGGCGATCGCGGCGGGGGTGGGGTTATTTATTGCCTATATTGGCTTGGCCAACGCCGAAATTATTGTTCTAGATCCGGTAACTAAAACTACCCTGACTCAGTTTCATACTTGGCCGCCGATTTTGGGGGCGGTGGGCACGTTTGTAACGGCGATGCTCTGTGCCAAAGAGATCAAGGGGGCGATTTTTTGGGGAGTACTGGGCACCGCTTTTGCCGGTTGGGTGGTGGGGGCAGCCCCTTGGCCCACGGGTTTGGTGGACTGGCCGCAGTGGCCGACGCACTTGTTTGGTCAGGCGTTGGTGGGGTTGGGGTCACTACGCCTCCATCAGGTGAGTTCGTTTTTGCTGGTCACACTGGTGCTGTTGTTTACCGATTTGTTTGATACGGTGGGCACGTTGTCGGCGGTGAGTGTGCAGGCTGGGTTTCTCAACCGTCAGGGGCATCTGCCGCGATCCTTAGGCGCTTTCATGGCGGATGCGGTGGCCACGGTGGTGGGGTCACTCTTTGGCACCTCGACGGTGACCACCTACATTGAGTCGGCAGCGGGGATTGCCATTGGTGGGCGGACGGGACTAACGGCGATTGTGGTGGGTGGCTTGTTTGTGCTGTCCTTGCTATTTCTGCCGATTGCGACGGCCATTCCTGCCTTTGCGACCACCCCAGCCCTTGTCTTGGTGGGGGTGTTTATGGTGCGCTCGATTCGCGAGATTCCTTGGGAAGACCTCACCGAGGCCATTCCTGCCTTTTTGGTGATGCTGGTGATGCCCTTGAGTTACTCCATTAGTGAGGGGTTGGCAGTGGGCTTTATTAGCTATCCCTTGGTGAAGTGGGCCAGTGGCAAAACGGCAGAGGTGCATCCGGCCCTGTGGGTCTTGGCCATTATCTTTTTGGGCCACTACTTTTGGCGTTAA
- a CDS encoding ATP synthase subunit I: protein MTVPNSASASSPATPSSHPNSSGAAMEEFYQLCRELFTTSLILMAIAFGAVWVIYGLNTALNYLLGASASLIYLRLLARNVERLGNDQKKLGKTQLLVVVVVIIAAARWQELHIIPVFLGFLTYKAAILVYMFRTVLPSP from the coding sequence GTGACGGTTCCCAACTCGGCATCTGCGTCCTCCCCTGCCACCCCTAGTTCTCACCCGAACTCCAGTGGTGCAGCGATGGAGGAATTTTATCAACTGTGTCGCGAGCTATTCACGACCAGCCTGATACTGATGGCGATCGCCTTTGGTGCCGTCTGGGTCATTTACGGCCTTAACACAGCCTTGAACTACCTATTGGGGGCAAGTGCTAGCCTGATCTATTTGCGCTTACTTGCCCGCAACGTGGAGCGCCTGGGCAATGACCAGAAAAAGCTCGGAAAAACGCAGCTTCTTGTGGTGGTGGTGGTCATCATTGCGGCTGCCCGCTGGCAGGAGTTGCACATTATTCCGGTCTTCTTGGGGTTCTTAACCTACAAAGCAGCCATTCTGGTCTATATGTTTCGTACGGTTTTGCCGTCCCCCTAA
- a CDS encoding type II secretion system protein, producing the protein MKVKKLLRVLSRQLSHPPAGHRRRRQRGFTLPLVLGMGLIMMVVALTLISRSQLDVSTASLQKQTQQAFAVAEGGMARTLGLLNGNYQILLRRTYNPVNPNTGQAYLIDRAADANKVGQPNTAGIAVATTNEWTAASLGDAVPPCFTLDNVSDILLNGQIGNPTQGNYRILAYLYDQPSETGHLLIEGRLPNNSPANAFILQKMVITDRNVPANFPGLLAQSINLGNNDVFGTVNGNVICTNANNCQVPAAQCVNGQPTNAGLRAAVGALNNSIVEGTIAVNKITLPTFPTTPPIVNPSGTPPINGDVAAPAGSELANTLTKTETDGTIGSNGRYSEGAYSLGNIGAGTYPRPGDRPYVDTSLPVGHPDRIYYAYRIGNINLSGNNNLTFNTSRFPVRLFVTGNISLSGQAGIRNICSPNSDTCGTGANMGLPSGVGTPDRLRIYGNPPDPNNAVADQQFTLSGGSTAGSLFVYAPDARVGINGGSSNPDIYGAVWAKEWNGSSSNNAEISVPDRLPEALGGDYAQASIVVARTTEASNWNRLAQY; encoded by the coding sequence ATGAAAGTCAAGAAACTTCTCCGCGTACTCTCACGGCAGCTATCCCATCCTCCGGCAGGGCATCGGCGGCGACGGCAGCGCGGCTTTACTCTACCCCTAGTCCTCGGCATGGGGCTGATCATGATGGTGGTTGCCCTTACCCTGATTTCGCGATCGCAGCTTGATGTCAGCACCGCTAGCCTGCAAAAACAAACCCAGCAAGCCTTTGCCGTTGCGGAAGGGGGCATGGCACGCACCTTAGGTCTGCTCAACGGCAACTACCAAATCCTGCTGCGGCGCACCTACAACCCCGTCAACCCCAATACGGGTCAAGCCTATCTTATTGATCGTGCCGCGGATGCCAATAAAGTGGGTCAACCCAACACCGCTGGCATTGCCGTGGCCACCACCAACGAATGGACTGCCGCCAGTCTTGGGGATGCTGTCCCCCCCTGCTTTACCCTCGATAACGTCAGCGATATTTTGTTAAACGGTCAAATTGGCAACCCCACCCAAGGTAACTACCGCATTTTGGCGTACCTTTACGACCAACCCTCAGAAACCGGTCACTTACTTATTGAAGGCCGCCTCCCCAACAACTCCCCCGCCAATGCCTTCATCTTGCAAAAAATGGTGATTACGGATCGCAATGTACCCGCCAACTTCCCGGGGTTACTGGCGCAAAGTATTAACTTGGGCAATAACGATGTTTTTGGCACCGTCAATGGTAATGTGATCTGCACCAATGCCAATAACTGTCAGGTGCCTGCCGCCCAATGTGTGAACGGTCAGCCCACCAATGCAGGGCTAAGGGCAGCCGTGGGCGCCCTGAATAACTCAATTGTGGAAGGCACAATTGCTGTTAATAAAATTACCTTACCGACCTTTCCGACCACACCGCCCATCGTAAATCCATCGGGAACTCCCCCCATCAATGGGGATGTGGCTGCGCCTGCGGGTTCCGAGTTGGCCAACACCCTCACTAAAACTGAGACGGATGGTACCATTGGCAGCAACGGTCGCTATAGCGAAGGGGCTTATAGCCTTGGCAATATCGGCGCTGGCACCTATCCGCGTCCGGGCGATCGCCCCTACGTCGATACCAGCCTGCCGGTGGGTCACCCTGACAGAATTTACTACGCCTATCGGATTGGCAACATCAACCTCAGCGGCAACAACAACCTTACCTTCAACACCAGTCGTTTTCCGGTACGCCTCTTTGTCACCGGTAACATCTCCCTCAGTGGACAAGCGGGCATCCGTAACATTTGTAGCCCCAATAGCGACACCTGTGGTACCGGCGCAAACATGGGGCTACCCAGTGGTGTTGGCACCCCGGATCGCCTGCGCATCTACGGTAATCCGCCGGATCCCAACAATGCGGTTGCCGATCAGCAGTTTACCCTCAGTGGCGGCTCCACCGCCGGTAGTTTGTTTGTCTATGCCCCCGATGCGCGGGTAGGTATTAACGGTGGCAGCAGTAACCCAGATATTTACGGTGCGGTATGGGCAAAAGAGTGGAATGGCTCTAGCTCGAACAATGCCGAAATTTCCGTCCCCGATCGCCTGCCCGAAGCCCTTGGCGGCGACTACGCCCAAGCCTCCATTGTTGTGGCTCGCACCACCGAGGCCAGTAATTGGAATCGCCTTGCCCAGTACTAA
- the atpB gene encoding F0F1 ATP synthase subunit A — protein MPLIHLWTSLPFAKLEVGHHFYWHIGNLKVHGQVFITTWIVMAILIVAAVAASRNIQRIPSGIQNLMEYALEFIRDLTKGQMGEHEYRAWVPFVGTLFLFIFVCNWSGALVPWKLIELPEGELAAPTNDINTTVALALLVSLAYFYAGLRKRGLKYFTKYIEPTPVLLPIAILEDFTKPLSLSFRLFGNILADELVVGVLVLLVPLFVPLPVMALGLFTSAIQALVFATLAATYIGEAMEGHGGEHEEAHS, from the coding sequence ATGCCTTTGATCCACCTTTGGACCTCTCTCCCCTTCGCCAAGCTAGAGGTGGGGCACCACTTCTACTGGCATATTGGCAACCTCAAGGTTCACGGTCAAGTCTTCATCACAACATGGATTGTGATGGCCATTTTGATCGTGGCCGCCGTGGCCGCCTCGCGGAATATTCAGCGTATTCCTAGCGGTATCCAAAACCTAATGGAGTATGCCCTTGAATTTATCCGTGACTTGACCAAAGGTCAGATGGGGGAACACGAGTATCGGGCGTGGGTTCCGTTTGTAGGAACCTTGTTCCTGTTCATCTTTGTCTGTAACTGGTCGGGTGCACTGGTGCCGTGGAAACTCATTGAGCTGCCGGAAGGGGAGTTGGCAGCACCCACCAACGACATCAATACCACGGTTGCCCTTGCCCTGTTGGTCTCCTTGGCCTACTTTTATGCGGGGCTGCGTAAGCGCGGGCTAAAGTATTTCACCAAATACATTGAGCCAACGCCGGTACTGCTTCCAATTGCCATTCTGGAAGATTTTACAAAGCCTCTTTCCCTAAGCTTCCGTCTTTTTGGCAACATCTTGGCGGATGAATTGGTGGTGGGGGTCTTGGTGTTGCTTGTGCCCCTATTTGTGCCGCTACCGGTCATGGCGCTGGGGTTATTTACCAGTGCGATTCAAGCCCTTGTCTTTGCAACCTTGGCGGCCACCTATATTGGCGAAGCCATGGAAGGGCATGGGGGAGAGCACGAAGAAGCCCACTCCT
- a CDS encoding STAS domain-containing protein: MAKEALISEPLSLTQSLRGTREVRDDYQVFRLTGLIDAFSESAFRKVISKCFDDGPANIILDLSKIEFIDSSGLGVLVQLAKKAQEHQGQLQIVTNPRVTQTVKMVRLEKFLPLQPDLATAIAQIKEQPSA; encoded by the coding sequence TTGGCGAAGGAGGCTCTCATTTCTGAACCACTCTCCCTGACCCAAAGCCTACGGGGTACCCGCGAAGTCCGTGACGACTACCAAGTCTTTCGGCTGACGGGTCTAATTGATGCGTTCTCTGAATCTGCCTTTCGTAAGGTCATTAGTAAATGCTTTGACGATGGGCCGGCCAATATTATCCTTGATCTCTCTAAGATTGAGTTTATTGATAGTTCCGGCTTAGGGGTACTGGTGCAACTGGCCAAAAAAGCCCAAGAGCATCAGGGGCAACTGCAAATTGTGACCAATCCACGGGTGACCCAAACGGTTAAAATGGTGCGCCTAGAGAAATTCTTACCGCTACAGCCCGATTTGGCCACGGCGATCGCCCAAATTAAAGAGCAACCGTCCGCCTAG
- a CDS encoding helix-turn-helix domain-containing protein — MSLAHKLQTRLARHGITCKTHLRRHGFSRGQAHAIWTGELHRLRLQTIEQLAALLAFSPLAFWQWLYEDTTSPAAELQYRALNTLEPFLRFWPMAAYAASQNPTAPAQRILPLVKPVFTLLEQWGVTPIGEVGAVVPFDPRQHQSNVGHLAAGRPVRISHPGYWWGDRLLFRAQVTPADTPAQSAPPAHAPAAPAQLPQGLPNGTTPHRDKPPRSALADTPADN; from the coding sequence ATGTCCCTTGCCCATAAACTGCAAACCCGCCTAGCCCGCCACGGCATTACCTGCAAAACTCACCTGCGCCGCCACGGCTTCAGTCGCGGCCAAGCCCATGCCATCTGGACAGGCGAGCTACACCGCTTGCGCCTGCAAACCATTGAACAACTGGCGGCGCTATTGGCGTTTTCCCCCTTAGCCTTTTGGCAGTGGCTGTATGAGGACACCACCTCGCCAGCGGCAGAGCTGCAATACCGCGCCCTCAACACCCTAGAGCCATTTTTGCGTTTTTGGCCAATGGCTGCCTATGCGGCCAGCCAGAACCCCACCGCCCCGGCGCAGCGGATTCTGCCCCTCGTGAAACCCGTCTTTACCCTCTTAGAGCAGTGGGGAGTCACCCCCATTGGCGAGGTGGGGGCTGTGGTTCCCTTTGACCCGCGGCAGCACCAAAGCAATGTCGGTCACCTTGCAGCCGGTCGCCCCGTTCGCATCAGCCATCCGGGCTATTGGTGGGGCGATCGCCTCCTGTTTCGCGCTCAGGTAACGCCAGCAGATACTCCCGCACAATCTGCCCCCCCAGCACATGCTCCTGCAGCACCCGCTCAATTACCTCAGGGGTTGCCGAATGGTACCACACCCCATCGGGATAAACCACCAAGATCGGCCCTTGCTGACACACCCGCAGACAATTAG
- a CDS encoding proteasome-type protease, with translation MTYCLGILTTSGLVMAADSRTNAGVDYISTYQKLFDFSVPGERVIVICTAGNLSITQEVLTLIRRDLKGQLEHSLNTLPNMYEVARYVGSKLREVSEAHRPWLSKDNIDHQCTFLVGGQIRGEEPYLYLIYSQGNFLQATPETPFLQIGETKYGKPILDRTLRFDTSVDAAAKYALLSLDSTMKSNISVGPPLDLIMYRTDSFEICHRAEFVLGDPFLVKVRKFWEASLRRAFEEMPEIEWNRRQPSPTSSMVLPTPETIPAD, from the coding sequence ATGACATACTGCTTAGGCATTCTCACCACCTCGGGGTTGGTGATGGCGGCAGATTCTCGCACCAATGCGGGGGTCGATTACATCTCTACCTATCAAAAACTGTTTGATTTTTCTGTTCCCGGCGAGCGGGTGATTGTCATTTGCACTGCCGGTAATCTCTCAATTACCCAAGAGGTCTTAACGCTTATCCGTCGCGATCTCAAGGGTCAGTTGGAGCACAGCCTGAACACACTGCCCAATATGTACGAGGTGGCTCGCTACGTGGGCAGTAAGCTACGGGAGGTGAGCGAAGCCCATCGGCCATGGCTGAGCAAGGACAATATTGATCATCAGTGTACGTTCTTGGTGGGGGGTCAAATTCGCGGTGAGGAGCCTTATTTGTACCTCATTTACAGCCAAGGTAATTTCCTGCAGGCCACGCCGGAAACGCCATTCCTGCAAATTGGCGAAACGAAGTATGGCAAGCCGATTCTAGACCGGACGTTGCGGTTTGATACCTCTGTGGATGCGGCGGCCAAGTATGCGCTGCTTTCCCTTGACTCCACGATGAAGTCGAATATCTCTGTTGGCCCGCCTTTAGATTTGATCATGTACCGCACCGATAGCTTTGAAATCTGCCATCGGGCTGAGTTTGTTTTGGGGGATCCCTTTCTGGTGAAGGTGCGCAAATTTTGGGAAGCTTCTTTACGGCGGGCGTTTGAGGAAATGCCCGAGATCGAGTGGAACCGGCGGCAGCCCTCCCCCACCTCCTCGATGGTGCTGCCCACCCCCGAAACCATCCCTGCTGATTAG